A section of the Tachysurus fulvidraco isolate hzauxx_2018 chromosome 7, HZAU_PFXX_2.0, whole genome shotgun sequence genome encodes:
- the zbtb22b gene encoding zinc finger and BTB domain-containing protein 22b isoform X1, with product MQSATEENSCDGTSGVPMGSMVQVCFPNVQTCVLDSLNRQREDGQLCDLSIHVQGHVFKAHRCVLAASSPYFHDQVLLKNMSTVSIPAVMDPLAFERVLRCAYTGQLQMLREDIVNYLTIGSVLQMWHIVDKCTELLREDKGGSSGPQGTAPSSESARCSSIANRESYGGEGHLQSVAPPLTRPSLIESQSPSSTNYFSPKDASFGGAMASTGTVGDGGMHSTPNYCMPSSQEDAFLIDEEEEEDEELVYPRKQEQGSGRRKKPTPASDQDMGVSDSFGVSSYQDLESSPPQKRPMYSQPSIMPRKQWVVVKTERSRDDDFIVVSGEEGGENEDEQDLELSKERERERTFNISNVRTLSADLSIREDMEAQVDYCQSPEDYLKVESGLMDQASSQHSVENPSQSSSRGLLSSVQSAAARTQLFPLDMQGNQIVLYNQPSLSVSHQDALPGVSLKGASEHGKVHLPRHGGMDSGFDGLDGNGAGTAGKVFMCHCGKRFTHKSMRDRHINMHLDLRPFHCPVCSKKFKMKHHLTEHMKTHTGLKPYDCLSCGKKFMWRDSFMRHRSHCERHTGISTNSELQGTEGSVISPQNLLQHQPSGNNGTPGSAGGRSGVPVMSPHHSSSSSSSSSSRSGLSMSIPGSLLGLNPQSGMYGHGSGVLGLDVSQSECGDDISEECVGHRDACQVYLCRTLYLRQPQGARNYSTS from the exons ATGCAGTCGGCTACAGAGGAGAACAGTTGTGATGGTACCTCAGGTGTGCCTATGGGTTCGATGGTACAGGTGTGTTTCCCTAACGTGCAGACATGTGTGCTGGACAGCCTTAACAGACAGCGTGAGGACGGCCAGCTGTGTGACCTCTCCATACACGTACAGGGACATGTCTTTAAAGCCCATCGCTGCGTGTTAGCTGCCTCCTCACCGTACTTCCATGACCAG GTGCTACTGAAGAACATGTCTACAGTGTCCATCCCAGCTGTAATGGACCCGCTGGCATTCGAGAGAGTCCTGCGCTGTGCCTACACTGGCCAGCTGCAGATGCTCCGTGAAGACATTGTCAACTACCTCACCATTGGAAGCGTCCTGCAGATGTGGCACATTGTGGACAAGTGCACAGAACTACTCAGAGAGGACAAGGGAGGTTCGTCTGGGCCACAGGGTACAGCTCCGTCCTCAGAGAGCGCTCGATGCAGCAGTATCGCTAACAGGGAATCCTACGGTGGAGAAGGACACCTACAGTCTGTGGCGCCGCCTCTGACCCGTCCCTCACTAATCGAGAGTCAGTCTCCCAGCAGTACAAACTACTTCAGCCCCAAAGATGCTAGTTTCGGTGGAGCCATGGCGAGTACAGGAACAGTGGGAGACGGAGGCATGCATTCTACTCCGAACTACTGCATGCCGTCCAGTCAAGAAGACGCTTTCCTAattgatgaggaggaggaagaggatgaggagCTCGTGTACCCGAGGAAACAGGAACAGGGCAGTGGCAGAAGGAAGAAGCCTACTCCTGCCTCTGATCAAGACATGGGAGTGAGCGACAGTTTCGGTGTTTCCTCCTACCAGGATCTGGAGTCGTCTCCGCCGCAGAAGCGCCCCATGTACAGCCAGCCAAGCATCATGCCTCGGAAGCAGTGGGTGGTGGTGAAAACCGAACGCTCCAGGGATGACGACTTCATCGTGGTGTCTGGAGAAGAAGGAGGTGAAAACGAAGACGAGCAGGATCTAGAGCtcagcaaagagagagaaagggagaggacATTTAATATTTCTAATGTCAGGACTCTTTCTGCAGACCTCAGCATTAGGGAGGACATGGAAGCCCAG GTTGACTACTGCCAATCACCTGAAGACTACCTCAAGGTTGAAAGTGGTTTGATGGACCAAGCGTCGTCACAGCACTCTGTGGAGAACCCCAGCCAGAGCAGCAGTCGAGGATTACTGAGCTCGGTCCAATCAGCCGCTGCCAGAACACAGCTCTTCCCACTGGACATGCAAGGGAACCAGATTGTTCTCTACAACCAGCCTTCTCTTTCAGTCAGCCACCAAGATGCTTTACCTGGGGTGTCCTTAAAAGGAGCCTCAGAGCATGGAAAGGTCCACTTACCCAGGCACGGTGGAATGGACAGTGGCTTTGATGGGTTAGATGGCAATGGGGCTGGCACCGCGGGCAAAGTCTTTATGTGCCACTGTGGCAAAAGGTTTACTCACAAGAGCATGCGAGATCGCCACATCAACATGCATCTCGACCTGCGGCCTTTCCACTGCCCGGTATGCTCCAAGAAGTTCAAGATGAAGCACCACCTCACAGAGCACATGAAGACACACACGGGTCTGAAGCCGTACGACTGCCTTAGCTGTGGGAAGAAGTTCATGTGGCGCGACAGCTTCATGCGACATCGCTCTCACTGCGAAAGGCACACCGGCATCAGCACTAATAGCGAGCTGCAAGGCACTGAAGGGTCAGTGATTTCCCCTCAAAATCTTCTTCAGCATCAGCCCTCAGGCAACAATGGTACTCCAGGCAGCGCTGGAGGCAGAAGTGGAGTCCCAGTTATGTCTCCACACCACtccagtagcagcagcagcagtagcagcagtagaaGCGGCTTGAGCATGTCCATCCCTGGCTCGCTTTTAGGGCTTAACCCCCAAAGTGGAATGTATGGTCATGGCTCCGGTGTCCTTGGGCTAGACGTGAGCCAGAGTGAATGTGGGGATGATATAAGTGAG
- the zbtb22b gene encoding zinc finger and BTB domain-containing protein 22b isoform X2, with protein MQSATEENSCDGTSGVPMGSMVQVCFPNVQTCVLDSLNRQREDGQLCDLSIHVQGHVFKAHRCVLAASSPYFHDQVLLKNMSTVSIPAVMDPLAFERVLRCAYTGQLQMLREDIVNYLTIGSVLQMWHIVDKCTELLREDKGGSSGPQGTAPSSESARCSSIANRESYGGEGHLQSVAPPLTRPSLIESQSPSSTNYFSPKDASFGGAMASTGTVGDGGMHSTPNYCMPSSQEDAFLIDEEEEEDEELVYPRKQEQGSGRRKKPTPASDQDMGVSDSFGVSSYQDLESSPPQKRPMYSQPSIMPRKQWVVVKTERSRDDDFIVVSGEEGGENEDEQDLELSKERERERTFNISNVRTLSADLSIREDMEAQVDYCQSPEDYLKVESGLMDQASSQHSVENPSQSSSRGLLSSVQSAAARTQLFPLDMQGNQIVLYNQPSLSVSHQDALPGVSLKGASEHGKVHLPRHGGMDSGFDGLDGNGAGTAGKVFMCHCGKRFTHKSMRDRHINMHLDLRPFHCPVCSKKFKMKHHLTEHMKTHTGLKPYDCLSCGKKFMWRDSFMRHRSHCERHTGISTNSELQGTEGSVISPQNLLQHQPSGNNGTPGSAGGRSGVPVMSPHHSSSSSSSSSSRSGLSMSIPGSLLGLNPQSGMYGHGSGVLGLDVSQSECGDDISEVCIGENSIT; from the exons ATGCAGTCGGCTACAGAGGAGAACAGTTGTGATGGTACCTCAGGTGTGCCTATGGGTTCGATGGTACAGGTGTGTTTCCCTAACGTGCAGACATGTGTGCTGGACAGCCTTAACAGACAGCGTGAGGACGGCCAGCTGTGTGACCTCTCCATACACGTACAGGGACATGTCTTTAAAGCCCATCGCTGCGTGTTAGCTGCCTCCTCACCGTACTTCCATGACCAG GTGCTACTGAAGAACATGTCTACAGTGTCCATCCCAGCTGTAATGGACCCGCTGGCATTCGAGAGAGTCCTGCGCTGTGCCTACACTGGCCAGCTGCAGATGCTCCGTGAAGACATTGTCAACTACCTCACCATTGGAAGCGTCCTGCAGATGTGGCACATTGTGGACAAGTGCACAGAACTACTCAGAGAGGACAAGGGAGGTTCGTCTGGGCCACAGGGTACAGCTCCGTCCTCAGAGAGCGCTCGATGCAGCAGTATCGCTAACAGGGAATCCTACGGTGGAGAAGGACACCTACAGTCTGTGGCGCCGCCTCTGACCCGTCCCTCACTAATCGAGAGTCAGTCTCCCAGCAGTACAAACTACTTCAGCCCCAAAGATGCTAGTTTCGGTGGAGCCATGGCGAGTACAGGAACAGTGGGAGACGGAGGCATGCATTCTACTCCGAACTACTGCATGCCGTCCAGTCAAGAAGACGCTTTCCTAattgatgaggaggaggaagaggatgaggagCTCGTGTACCCGAGGAAACAGGAACAGGGCAGTGGCAGAAGGAAGAAGCCTACTCCTGCCTCTGATCAAGACATGGGAGTGAGCGACAGTTTCGGTGTTTCCTCCTACCAGGATCTGGAGTCGTCTCCGCCGCAGAAGCGCCCCATGTACAGCCAGCCAAGCATCATGCCTCGGAAGCAGTGGGTGGTGGTGAAAACCGAACGCTCCAGGGATGACGACTTCATCGTGGTGTCTGGAGAAGAAGGAGGTGAAAACGAAGACGAGCAGGATCTAGAGCtcagcaaagagagagaaagggagaggacATTTAATATTTCTAATGTCAGGACTCTTTCTGCAGACCTCAGCATTAGGGAGGACATGGAAGCCCAG GTTGACTACTGCCAATCACCTGAAGACTACCTCAAGGTTGAAAGTGGTTTGATGGACCAAGCGTCGTCACAGCACTCTGTGGAGAACCCCAGCCAGAGCAGCAGTCGAGGATTACTGAGCTCGGTCCAATCAGCCGCTGCCAGAACACAGCTCTTCCCACTGGACATGCAAGGGAACCAGATTGTTCTCTACAACCAGCCTTCTCTTTCAGTCAGCCACCAAGATGCTTTACCTGGGGTGTCCTTAAAAGGAGCCTCAGAGCATGGAAAGGTCCACTTACCCAGGCACGGTGGAATGGACAGTGGCTTTGATGGGTTAGATGGCAATGGGGCTGGCACCGCGGGCAAAGTCTTTATGTGCCACTGTGGCAAAAGGTTTACTCACAAGAGCATGCGAGATCGCCACATCAACATGCATCTCGACCTGCGGCCTTTCCACTGCCCGGTATGCTCCAAGAAGTTCAAGATGAAGCACCACCTCACAGAGCACATGAAGACACACACGGGTCTGAAGCCGTACGACTGCCTTAGCTGTGGGAAGAAGTTCATGTGGCGCGACAGCTTCATGCGACATCGCTCTCACTGCGAAAGGCACACCGGCATCAGCACTAATAGCGAGCTGCAAGGCACTGAAGGGTCAGTGATTTCCCCTCAAAATCTTCTTCAGCATCAGCCCTCAGGCAACAATGGTACTCCAGGCAGCGCTGGAGGCAGAAGTGGAGTCCCAGTTATGTCTCCACACCACtccagtagcagcagcagcagtagcagcagtagaaGCGGCTTGAGCATGTCCATCCCTGGCTCGCTTTTAGGGCTTAACCCCCAAAGTGGAATGTATGGTCATGGCTCCGGTGTCCTTGGGCTAGACGTGAGCCAGAGTGAATGTGGGGATGATATAAGTGAGGTGTGTATAGGTGAAAACAGCATCACTTAG